The proteins below come from a single Eptesicus fuscus isolate TK198812 chromosome 5, DD_ASM_mEF_20220401, whole genome shotgun sequence genomic window:
- the FOXB1 gene encoding forkhead box protein B1 — protein sequence MPRPGRNTYSDQKPPYSYISLTAMAIQSSPEKMLPLSEIYKFIMDRFPYYRENTQRWQNSLRHNLSFNDCFIKIPRRPDQPGKGSFWALHPSCGDMFENGSFLRRRKRFKVLKSDHLTPSKPADAAQYLQQQAKLRLSALAASGTHLPQMPAAAYNLGGVAQPSGFKHPFAIENIIAREYKMPGGLAFSAMQPVPAAYPLPNQLTTMGSSLGTGWPHVYGSAGMIDSATPISMASGEYSAYGVPLKPLCHAAGQTLPAIPVPIKPTPAAVPALPALPAPIPTLLSNSPPSLSPTSSQTATSQSSPATPSETLTSPASALHSVAVH from the coding sequence ATGCCTCGTCCCGGCCGCAACACGTACAGCGACCAGAAACCGCCCTACTCGTACATCTCGCTGACCGCCATGGCCATCCAGAGCTCGCCCGAGAAGATGCTGCCACTGAGCGAGATCTACAAGTTCATCATGGACCGCTTCCCCTACTACCGGGAGAACACGCAGCGCTGGCAGAACAGCCTGCGCCACAACCTCTCCTTCAACGACTGCTTCATCAAGATCCCGCGGCGGCCGGACCAGCCGGGGAAGGGCAGCTTCTGGGCGCTGCACCCCAGCTGCGGGGACATGTTCGAGAACGGCAGCTTCCTGCGGCGCCGCAAGCGCTTCAAGGTGCTGAAGTCGGACCACCTGACGCCCAGCAAGCCCGCCGACGCGGCGCAGTACCTGCAGCAGCAGGCCAAGCTGCGCCTGAGCGCGCTGGCGGCCTCCGGCACGCACCTGCCGCAGATGCCCGCCGCCGCCTACAACCTGGGCGGCGTGGCGCAGCCCTCGGGCTTCAAGCACCCGTTCGCCATCGAGAACATCATCGCGCGCGAGTACAAGATGCCCGGGGGGCTGGCCTTCTCCGCCATGCAGCCCGTGCCCGCCGCCTACCCGCTCCCCAACCAGTTGACTACCATGGGCAGCTCGCTGGGCACCGGCTGGCCACACGTGTACGGTTCCGCGGGCATGATCGACTCGGCCACCCCCATCTCCATGGCCAGCGGCGAGTACAGCGCCTACGGCGTGCCGCTCAAGCCGCTGTGCCACGCGGCGGGCCAGACGCTGCCCGCCATCCCCGTGCCCATCAAGCCCACGCCGGCCGCGGTGCCCGCGCTGCCCGCGCTGCCCGCGCCCATCCCCACCTTGCTCTCGAACTCGCCCCCCTCGCTCAGCCCCACGTCCTCGCAAACAGCCACCAGCCAAAGCAGCCCCGCCACTCCCAGCGAGACGCTCACCAGCCCCGCCTCGGCCTTGCACTCGGTGGCGGTGCACTGA